In Drosophila yakuba strain Tai18E2 chromosome 2R, Prin_Dyak_Tai18E2_2.1, whole genome shotgun sequence, a single genomic region encodes these proteins:
- the LOC6530827 gene encoding sister chromatid cohesion protein DCC1 translates to MESMEVDETAAQLYVRTPEDVKAIVKHAKLDERQLTQLTQALYFPSADVDSDNLRLLELDGHMLGQIRDGQTLYFKGGQHEKLVLCTDERTYDVKGAEISNSLLLVPDLKFAAATSTSPLKSPRTGNANASLERSLNDSAEDELEVPRTLEQRPVLKVFHEYFECREIKPRFRKLGELLQLTRYSGPENEFCVEQKMLFTFAQLLDTVQCSRGQFMEGLNNYRAMELDGRMRVMEYEYEYRIISMMLGLIGENSWALDEVEREETISALKGIAPEEVVAGLFDIYTTPSERCPEKFEYQEELVARIVAQNILQPGLRFRNDEFMRTWQEALPEGMSCDLKYLRGLGICDKEGAQPCIRSLAEELLPTNINDRMRALFKTKQRWTMEEMEPYIECFTTPNLSVSTLLAKHARSLTDGGVRYFVSKH, encoded by the exons ATGGAGTCCATGGAGGTGGATGAGACTGCTGCCCAGCT CTACGTACGCACGCCGGAGGATGTGAAGGCCATTGTGAAGCACGCCAAGCTGGACGAGCGCCAGTTGACCCAACTCACCCAGGCTCTGTACTTTCCGTCGGCGGACGTGGACTCGGACAATCTGCGGCTGCTGGAGCTGGACGGGCACATGCTGGGACAAATCCGCGACGGCCAGACGCTGTACTTCAAGGGTGGCCAGCACGAGAAGTTGGTACTGTGCACCGATGAGCGAACCTACGATGTGAAGGGTGCGGAAATATCCAACAGCCTGTTGCTGGTGCCAGACCTCAAGTTTGCCGCCGCCACCAGCACCTCTCCGCTGAAGAGTCCGCGCACTGGCAACGCCAACGCCTCACTGGAGCGCAGCCTCAACGATAGTGCGGAGGACGAACTGGAAGTGCCTAGAACTTTGGAGCAGCGACCGGTGCTCAAGGTGTTCCACGAGTACTTCGAGTGCCGCGAGATCAAACCGCGCTTTCGCAAGCTGGGCGAACTGCTGCAGTTAACGAGATATTCGGGGCCGGAGAACGAGTTCTGCGTGGAGCAGAAGATGCTCTTCACCTTTGCGCAGCTCCTGGACACGGTGCAGTGCAGTCGGGGTCAGTTCATGGAGGGATTGAACAACTATCGCGCCATGGAGCTGGACGGCCGAATGCGCGTGATggagtacgagtacgagtatcgCATTATAAGCATGATGCTGGGATTGATTGGTGAAAACTCCTGGGCTTTGGACGAAGTGGAGCGAGAGGAAACCATCAGCGCACTGAAGGGAATAGCACCAGAGGAAGTTGTGGCTGGACTTTTCGATATCTATACAACGCCAAGCGAACGTTGCCCGGAAAAGTTTGAGTACCAGGAAGAATTGGTCGCCCGCATTGTTGCGCAGAACATTCTGCAGCCGGGCTTGCGATTCCGCAACGATGAGTTCATGCGCACCTGGCAGGAAGCGCTGCCCGAGGGCATGTCGTGCGACTTGAAGTATCTACGTGGTCTGGGCATTTGCGACAAGGAGGGAGCACAGCCCTGCATCCGCTCGCTGGCAGAGGAGCTACTGCCCACCAATATTAACGATCGCATGCGGGCCCTATTCAAGACTAAGCAAAGATGGACAATGGAGGAAATGGAGCCGTACATAGA GTGCTTTACCACCCCGAACTTGTCCGTTTCCACATTGCTGGCCAAGCACGCACGCTCATTGACAGACGGAGGTGTGCGGTACTTTGTTTCCAAGCATTAA
- the LOC6530828 gene encoding putative sodium-dependent multivitamin transporter: protein MTVGTFDAWDTAVLISILVVSALIGIYYRYTGGKQKTTQEYLMADQSMTTFPVSFSLMASFMSAISLMGVSNESYQFGTLFCVINIAYVLSTPIAAYLFLPVFYRMRTTSVYEYLERRFGQATRLSASLAFTVQMVLYMGIALYAPALALEAVTGIHRSMAIVVIGLVCTFYSTLGGLKAVLITDVFQSFLMFAAIYAVIAVSAIKAGGFAAIWEVAVERGRVNFIEFSLDPTVRHTWWSLIIGGMVTYLSLYGVNQTQVQRLLSVRNLKSAQSALWWNLPILGMLSFSTIFSGLAIFYYYRDCDPVLEGRIGRRDQVMPLFALDTMGQYPGLCGLFVSGIFSASLSTISSAVTSLSAVTLEDYLKPLYKAIFKRTLIDSKSTLPTKIVACIFGLLCIGLAFMAGSMGGVLQASLTIFGVVGGPLLAIFTLGVCTTRSNQRGVLLGFLVSLIVSFWMGFGGPKPIPVPLEFGTSGCANVTSAMVGYAMELNAKSSGVVNEPDYFWLYRISYLWLSVIGFLIAVVVGYGSSIVLAHFGRAENAEIYLDKSQKQLDYDLFAPMLSRRWRRQEEENQTAQDETLTKLTEQ, encoded by the exons ATGACTGTGGGAACGTTCGATGCCTGGGATACTGCTGTGCTGATCAGCATCCTGGTTGTTTCGGCGCTGATTGGCATCTACTACCGGTATACGGGCGGCAAGCAGAAGACCACACAGGAGTACCTGATGGCGGACCAGAGTATGACGACCTTTCCGGTCTCCTTCAGCCTGATGGCCAGCTTCATGTCCGCCATCTCACTGATGGGCGTCTCCAATGAGTCCTACCAATTCGGCACCTTGTTCTGTGTGATCAACATTGCCTACGTGCTGAGTACGCCCATTGCCGCCTACCTCTTCCTTCCCGTTTTCTACCGGATGCGGACGACCAGTGTGTACGAGTACCTGGAGCGACGCTTCGGCCAGGCCACCCGCCTATCCGCCTCGCTGGCGTTCACTGTGCAAATGGTGCTTTACATGGGCATTGCCCTCTATGCCCCAGCGCTCGCTTTAGAAGCTGTAACTGGCATTCATCGGTCAATGGCCATTGTGGTGATTGGACTGGTCTGCACCTTCTATTCGACACTTGGCGGCCTGAAGGCGGTGCTCATCACGGATGTGTTTCAGTCCTTCCTTATGTTTGCCGCCATCTACGCCGTGATTGCCGTTTCGGCCATTAAAGCCGGCGGATTTGCGGCCATCTGGGAGGTGGCTGTGGAGCGAGGACGCGTCAACTTCATTGAGTTTTCATTGGATCCCACCGTGAGGCATACCTGGTGGTCACTTATAATTGGCGGCATGGTCACTTACCTCTCTTTGTATGGCGTTAATCAAACGCAAGTGCAGCGACTTTTGAGCGTACGCAATTTGAAGAGCGCTCAGTCGGCGCTTTGGTGGAACTTGCCCATTCTGGGAATGCTTAGTTTCAGCACCATTTTCAGTGGATTGGCCATATTCTACTACTATCGAGATTGTGATCCAGTGCTGGAGGGTCGCATCGGGAGGCGAGATCAGGTCATGCCCCTTTTCGCACTGGACACCATGG GTCAATATCCTGGATTGTGTGGGCTTTTCGTGTCCGGAATATTCTCCGCCAGTCTTTCGACGATTTCGTCGGCAGTTACCTCGCTCTCGGCCGTAACGCTGGAGGATTACCTGAAACCCTTGTACAAGGCGATATTTAAACGGACACTAATCGACTCCAAGTCCACGTTGCCCACCAAGATTGTGGCGTGCATCTTCGGCCTGCTGTGCATTGGACTGGCATTTATGGCTGGCTCAATGGGCGGAGTGCTCCAGGCCTCGCTTACCATTTTCGGCGTGGTTGGCGGTCCTTTGCTGGCCATTTTCACCCTGGGAGTCTGCACCACACGCAGCAACCAAAGAGGCGTGCTGCTTGGATTCCTCGTTTCTCTAATCGTTTCCTTCTGGATGGGATTCGGCGGACCCAAACCAATTCCAGTTCCCTTGGAGTTCGGCACATCGGGCTGTGCGAATGTCACTTCTGCAATGGTGGGTTACGCCATGGAGCTCAACGCAAAGAGCAGTGGAGTGGTCAACGAACCGGACTACTTCTGGTTATATCGAATTTCCTACTTGTGGCTGAGCGTGATCGGCTTTCTTATCGCCGTGGTCGTCGGCTATGGCAGCAGCATTGTGCTGGCTCACTTTGGAAGAGCAGAGAACGCGGAAATCTATTTGGACAAGTCTCAGAAGCAACTGGACTACGACCTATTCGCACCCATGCTGTCTCGTCGCTGGCGACGCCAAGAGGAAGAAAACCAAACTGCCCAGGACGAAACGCTCACCAAACTAACTGAGCAGTAG
- the LOC6530829 gene encoding phospholipid-transporting ATPase ABCA1, protein MNMSSEHSPVEQQQSSICLLWLLICKTARFQFANTLTSVIIIVGPIVVFLVYAATALFREPQGETTVKYPPVNITTKVPYIFYSPKNLVLAGVIEDVVHDLKAKGSEGFSSAAELNSALTEKDRYGCVGIEFDDGLSDIKVLPNNVTVGLRFPLHLRKNPKMVWDNSTVFKHSKMDVDYYQVEGFLVVQAKLSEALIRAKNEAALLPEVILHHYPDIVEVDGLDNRVALGGVLFLPFTISAAYLAQMIVMERRDHIRDMLHLMGVRAWIYWLSWFLVAFLLLSIPTALIVLLLRWRFFSLSDLTLVLFFMLVYNFEVLTSAFMISSFFSDTVGVQVAIVIVHLVGCLPWRLLLMDYNPTLPRAIFVCLFLNSSLAMGLQQFIKSENLRLGMHWKYMFERTDWNQFVQLGPILIFMLFGCLLRLLVLVYMEQLKSYRNRKWYFPVQSSFWCQRNGRSRSSGTDVERQETGIRGHPLIVRVKNIEKVFNGRVAVKELSMNFYQDEITVFLGHNDSGKSTIFMLLAGFLQPSAGEITINGYDLATEQRKARRSMCFCPQHDVLFEKVEARWHLKFYCRLKGLNRKEASAEADKYLGIGHLQDFASTKVKDLPSGIKRMLMLCCNLCGNSKILLLDEPGTSMDPRMRSNMWDLLRREREGRCIIMATHNMQEAEVVADEIVILCDGEVIGYGTTGFLTQVADTGSSYLLICTKMDTCWVAEVTHFLQTRFPDIRLQNEFSIYVTYELPTKHVHQYSGLFLELEEALTELNLLEISVCAPTLGSVFLRMGEEMRQSWNRISSIDLQPSPSPMASLLNLLPTFDVREDDGRVKCCNQWRAIMEKKGLFLKRHCKFYCMIIATPIIICLLLISFAIFIFLVDHHLSELLVTNVSIYPKAVFVIEFPADEDRFARRYIENVIRHGGSVLNTRGTPLDDYLLEEMKSDLVKVQHSFLAGVTCGSNANSIVAWSNNKLKHGSPLSLGMVYAAIGQELAQLDIRIVNKPYQDTVQQAVSGLICESSIEFAVLVFHYLVLATAIFAVLPILERKTYVQHQQFSSGMSRITYWLSHLFWDYCLFLVMVGPVIVIGGIALGAVLPVAMLLLAFGFSAISFTYLMCLMSNDLGKMFSIILYINMIGILSFFIHPKSPQTRYAVIEFVLSVHPHYALCCGAAETIRTTGYSWKQFFYMLFSGAVYLILVVFAWLPRLISYIFKYIKNEKIYPNYKVEDNEVAQIRRRLAYLTSTQYAYFPLILKNLSKRFGSFVAVRSLTLDLNPFECVGLLGRNGAGKSSTFRMIVGMESITVGSIHIKGYSLKTRPTSALRHMGFCPRQSMLSSFMTGKDALRFCCLINGIRKEYIKSLVTSLAECFELVPHMNMRISTYSNGTKRKLMIAMATLAPSLMCLDEPTAGVDMHAKYEIWRILDGIRQGGRSILLTTHNLEECESLCTNAGIMENGSLLCYGSLSRLKHRFNMGIFVKVKIGTKAEMDDERDTWKRITMMPPKDSEIGSQIGAGRLLLTHLLRHHKPPVEPGKKSKRISPQPGPTNSELNMRMDYEALLQRLEEVFKKDHPYSTVSDKYSYRGMITFCIPKGQIKWSAIFNYMENLKEQMQILYYSVSHTTFQDVFMEFVRKQNQESNESLYESHS, encoded by the exons ATGAATATGTCCAGTGAGCATTCGCcggtggagcagcagcagagcagcatATGCCTGCTGTGGCTGCTCATCTGCAAGACGGCCCGATTCCAGTTCGCCAATACCCTCACCAGCGTCATCATCATTGTGGGGCCCATCGTTGTCTTCCTCGTCTATGCGGCGACGGCTCTGTTCCGTGAGCCGCAAGGGGAGACGACGGTAAAGTATCCGCCCGTCAACATCACAACCAAAGTGCC GTACATTTTCTATTCGCCTAAGAATCTCGTCCTAGCGGGTGTCATCGAGGATGTGGTGCACGATTTGAAGGCCAAGGGTAGCGAGGGCTTCTCCAGCGCGGCGGAACTGAATAGTGCGCTGACGGAAAAGGATAGATATGGCTGTGTGGGCATTGAGTTTGACGACGGCCTCAGCGACATAAAAGTACTTCCCAATAATGTCACGGTGGGTCTGCGCTTTCCGCTGCATCTGCGCAAGAATCCCAAGATGGTTTGGGACAACAGCACGGTATTCAAGCACTCCAAAATGGACGTGGATTACTACCAGGTCGAGGGTTTTTTGGTAGTGCAAGCCAAGCTCAGCGAAGCGTTGATCAGGGCCAAAAACGAAGCCGCCTTGCTGCCGGAAGTGATACTGCATCACTATCCAGACATCGTAGAGGTGGACGGCTTGGATAACCGGGTGGCTTTGGGCGGAGTTCTCTTCCTGCCCTTCACCATATCCGCCGCATATCTTGCCCAA ATGATTGTGATGGAGAGGCGCGATCATATTCGGGATATGCTGCACCTTATGGGCGTGAGGGCGTGGATATACTGGCTGTCGTGGTTTCTGGTGGCTTTTCTGCTCCTGTCCATTCCCACCGCATTAATTgtactgctgctgcggtggcGCTTCTTTTCGCTGAGTGACTTGACCCTGGTGCTGTTCTTTATGCTGGTCTACAATTTTGAGGTGCTGACCTCGGCCTTCATGATTTCGTCCTTCTTCTCGGACACGGTCGGCGTGCAAGTGGCCATAGTGATCGTGCACCTGGTTGGCTGCCTGCCATGGCGCCTATTGCTCATGGACTATAATCCCACTTTACCGCGCGCCATATTCGTTTGCCTATTCCTCAACAGCTCGCTGGCCATGGGACTGCAGCAGTTCATCAAGAGCGAGAACCTTCGGCTGGGCATGCACTGGAAGTATATGTTTGAGCGCACCGATTGGAATCAGTTTGTGCAGCTGGGCCCCATCCTGATCTTCATGCTCTTTGGCTGCCTGCTGCGATTACTTGTCCTTGTTTACATGGAACAGCTGAAGAGTTATCGGAACAGAAAATGGTACTTTCCGGTGCAATCTTCCTTCTGGTGTCAGCGGAATGGGCGCTCCCGATCCAGTGGCACGGATGTCGAGCGGCAGGAGACGGGAATCAGAGGACATCCCCTGATTGTGCGGGTCAAAAACATTGAGAAGGTCTTCAACGGACGGGTTGCAGTTAAAGAGCTTAGTATGAACTTTTACCAAGACGAGATCACCGTGTTTCTGGGCCACAACGATTCGGGAAAGTCGACCATCTTCATGCTCCTCGCCGGTTTCTTGCAGCCCAGCGCCGGTGAAATCACCATCAATGGCTATGACCTGGCCACCGAGCAGAGAAAGGCGCGGCGATCCATGTGCTTTTGCCCGCAGCACGATGTGCTGTTCGAGAAAGTTGAGGCCCGATGGCACCTAAAGTTCTACTGCCGCCTGAAGGGACTCAACCGGAAGGAGGCATCTGCCGAGGCGGACAAGTATCTGGGGATTGGCCACCTGCAGGACTTTGCCAGCACCAAGGTGAAGGATCTGCCCAGCGGCATCAAGCGAATGCTCATGCTGTGCTGCAATCTGTGCGGCAACTCCAAG ATACTCCTCTTGGACGAGCCCGGCACCAGCATGGATCCTCGGATGCGCAGCAACATGTGGGACTTGCTGCGGCGGGAGCGCGAGGGTCGCTGCATCATCATGGCCACGCACAACATGCAAGAGGCCGAGGTGGTCGCGGATGAAATTGTGATACTGTGCGATGGCGAGGTGATTGGATACGGCACCACGGGGTTTCTCACCCAGGTCGCGGACACGGGCTCATCTTACCTACTGATCTGCACCAAGATGGACACGTGCTGGGTGGCGGAGGTGACGCACTTTCTGCAGACCCGTTTTCCGGACATCAGGCTGCAGAACGAGTTCAGCATCTACGTGACCTACGAGCTGCCCACCAAGCATGTGCATCAATATTCGGGCTTGTttctggagctggaggaggcaTTGACCGAACTGAATCTGCTGGAGATCAGTGTGTGTGCCCCCACGCTCGGAAGTGTCTTTCTGCGGATGGGAGAGGAAATGAGGCAGTCCTGGAATCGAATTAGCTCCATTGACTTGCAGCCCAGTCCATCGCCCATGGCGTCCCTGCTCA ATCTCCTGCCCACCTTCGATGTGCGCGAGGACGATGGTCGCGTAAAGTGCTGCAATCAATGGCGGGCGATCATGGAGAAGAAGGGTCTGTTTCTAAAGCGCCACTGTAAGTTCTACTGCATGATCATCGCGACGCCAATCATAATCTGCCTGCTGCTCATCTCCTTTGCCATCTTCATCTTCTTGGTCGACCATCATCTGTCCGAGCTGCTGGTCACGAACGTGAGCATCTACCCCAAGGCGGTGTTTGTGATCGAATTCCCGGCGGACGAGGACAGGTTCGCCCGCCGCTACATAGAGAACGTCATCAGGCATGGTGGCTCCGTGCTGAATACGCGGGGAACTCCTCTCGACGACTATCTGCTGGAGGAGATGAAGTCGGATCTGGTGAAGGTGCAACATTCCTTTTTGGCCGGCGTCACCTGCGGCAGCAACGCCAATTCGATCGTCGCCTGGTCAAACAATAAGCTCAAGCACGGCTCTCCGCTCTCGTTGGGGATGGTGTACGCGGCCATTGGACAGGAGCTGGCCCAGCTGGATATCCGGATTGTGAACAAACCGTACCAGGATACGGTTCAGCAGGCAGTGAGCGGACTGATCTGCGAAAGCTCCATTGAGTTCGCCGTGCTCGTGTTCCATTACCTTGTCCTGGCCACCGCCATCTTTGCAGTTCTGCCGATCCTCGAGCGAAAGACCTACGTGCAGCACCAGCAGTTCAGCAGCGGAATGAGCAGGATCACCTACTGGCTGTCGCACCTGTTCTGGGACTATTGCCTGTTCCTCGTAATGGTCGGCCCAGTGATCGTGATCGGTGGCATTGCATTGGGCGCGGTATTGCCCGTGGCAATGCTTTTGCTTGCCTTCGGGTTCTCCGCCATTTCATTCACCTACCTGATGTGCCTGATGTCCAATGATTTGGGCAAAATGTTCAGCATTATATTGTACATTAACATGATAG GTATTCTCTCCTTTTTCATCCATCCCAAGAGTCCGCAAACTCGGTACGCCGTCATTGAGTTCGTCCTTTCGGTCCATCCGCATTATGCATTATGTTGCGGAGCGGCTGAGACGATACGTACAACTGGCTACAGCTGGAAGCAATTCTTTTACATGCTCTTCAGCGGAGCGGTGTATCTGATCCTGGTCGTCTTCGCATGGCTTCCGCGGCTCATAAGCTACATTTTCAA GTACATTAAGAACGAAAAAATATACCCAAACTACAAGGTTGAGGACAATGAAGTTGCCCAAATCCGACGGAGATTAGCCTACCTGACCTCCACGCAATACGCTTACTTTCCTCTGATCCTGAAGAACCTATCCAAGCGCTTTGGCAGCTTTGTGGCCGTACGATCCCTAACATTGGATCTAAATCC TTTCGAGTGCGTTGGCTTGCTGGGAAGGAATGGGGCTGGCAAGTCCAGCACCTTCCGAATGATCGTGGGCATGGAGTCGATCACGGTGGGGAGCATTCACATCAAGGGCTACAGCCTGAAGACTCGTCCAACGAGCGCCTTGCGACACATGGGCTTCTGTCCGCGGCAGTCGATGCTCTCGTCCTTCATGACTGGCAAGGATGCGCTGCGCTTCTGTTGTTTGATCAACGGCATTCGGAAGGAGTACATCAAAAGCTTGGTCACCTCATTGGCCGAATGCTTTGAACTCGTGCCCCACATGAACATGCGTATCAGCACATACAGCAACGGGACGAAGCGGAAGCTAATGATTGCCATGGCCACTCTGGCGCCATCGCTCATGTGCCTGGACGAGCCCACCGCCGGCGTGGACATGCATGCCAAGTACGAGATTTGGAGGATTTTGGATGGCATCCGTCAGGGTGGTCGCAGCATTCTGCTGACCACGCACAACTTGGAGGAGTGCGAGTCCCTGTGCACCAATGCGGGCATCATGGAGAATGGTTCGCTGCTCTGCTACGGCAGCTTGTCGCGGCTGAAGCACCGCTTCAATATGGGCATTTTCGTCAAAGTAAAGATAGGCACCAAAGCGGAAATGGACGATGAGAGGGACACTTGGAAGCGCATCACCATGATGCCCCCAAAAGATAGTGAAATTGGCAGCCAGATTGGCGCTGGTCGCTTGCTGTTGACGCACTTATTAAGACACCACAAGCCTCCAGTGGAACCAGGCAAGAAGTCAAAGCGCATCTCACCACAGCCAGGACCCACAAACTCGGAATTGAACATGCGCATGGACTACGAGGCTTTGTTGCAGAGATTGGAGGAAGTCTTCAAGAAAGACCATCCGTATAGCACCGTCAG CGATAAGTACTCCTACCGAGGAATGATCACCTTCTGCATTCCGAAGGGGCAGATCAAGTGGTCTGCGATCTTCAACTACATGGAGAACCTAAAGGAGCAAATGCAGATACTGTACTACTCGGTCAGCCATACAACTTTCCAGGATGTGTTCATGGAGTTTGTCAGGAAGCAGAATCAAGAGAGCAATGAATCCCTTTATGAGTCACACTCATGA
- the LOC6530830 gene encoding 40S ribosomal protein S18 produces MSLVIPEKFQHILRIMNTNIDGKRKVGIAMTAIKGVGRRYSNIVLKKADVDLTKRAGECTEEEVDKVVTIISNPLQYKVPNWFLNRQKDIIDGKYWQLTSSNLDSKLRDDLERLKKIRSHRGLRHYWGLRVRGQHTKTTGRRGRTVGVSKKK; encoded by the exons ATG TCGCTCGTCATCCCAGAGAAGTTCCAGCACATCCTGCGTATCATGAATACGAACATCGACGGTAAGCGCAAGGTCGGCATCGCCATGACCGCCATCAAGGGAGTGGGTCGCCGCTACTCCAACATTGTGCTGAAGAAGGCCGATGTGGATCTTACCAAGCGCGCTGGTGAATGCACCGAGGAGGAG GTCGACAAGGTGGTCACCATCATCTCCAACCCCCTGCAGTACAAGGTGCCCAACTGGTTCCTCAACAGGCAGAAGGACATCATCGATGGCAAGTACTGGCAGCTGACCTCCTCCAACTTGGACTCGAAGCTGCGTGACGATTTGGAGCGTCTGAAGAAGATCCGCTCCCACCGTGGTCTGCGTCACTACTGGGGCCTCCGTGTTCGTGGCCAGCACACCAAGACCACCGGTCGTCGTGGTCGCACCGTGGGTGTGTCCAAGAAGAAGTAA
- the LOC6530831 gene encoding DNA replication inhibitor plutonium, whose product MAEINALSCVGQDDVVSLRILCTMDRDGRQLKLEEVDLYGNTALLKACYLARFECARTLLEFGANVFAMNYFGQNALTLATHAGHLPLVKELLRRRSYKDFNLSSMIPALCVATLQKHSALVAYFTQLDPRSVQETQTVHGLGVAELRGIIKAAGRLNKHNARSPPTFINNRLR is encoded by the exons ATGGCTGAAATAAatg CGCTCAGCTGCGTTGGACAGGACGATGTCGTTTCCCTGCGCATCCTGTGCACCATGGATCGCGATGGCAGGCAGCTGAAACTCGAGGAAGTTGACTTGTACGGAAACACGGCCCTCTTGAAAGCCTGCTATTTGGCGCGATTTGAGTGCGCTCGCACGCTGCTGGAATTTGGCGCAAATGTCTTTGCTATGAACtactttggccaaaatgccCTGACTTTGGCCACTCATGCTGGCCACTTGCCTCTGGTTAAGGAGCTGTTGCGACGGCGATCCTATAAGGATTTCAATCTGTCCTCGATGATCCCGGCTCTCTGTGTAGCTACACTGCAAAAACATTCCGCCTTGGTGGCGTATTTCACTCAATTGGACCCAAGAAGCGTACAAGAAACTCAGACAGTGCATG GTCTGGGAGTTGCAGAGCTGCGTGGCATAATTAAAGCAGCTGGCCGCTTAAATAAGCATAATGCGCGCTCCCCTCCCACTTTCATAAACAATCGTCTGCGTTAA
- the LOC6530832 gene encoding proliferating cell nuclear antigen codes for MFEARLGQATILKKILDAIKDLLNEATFDCSDSGIQLQAMDNSHVSLVSLTLRSDGFDKFRCDRNLSMGMNLGSMAKILKCANNEDNVTMKAQDNADTVTIMFESANQEKVSDYEMKLMNLDQEHLGIPETDFSCVVRMPAMEFARICRDLAQFSESVVICCTKEGVKFSASGDVGTANIKLAQTGSVDKEEEAVIIEMQEPVTLTFACRYLNAFTKATPLSTQVQLSMCADVPLVVEYAIKDLGHIRYYLAPKIEDNET; via the exons ATGTTCGAGGCACGCCTGGGTCAAGCAACCATCCTAAAGAAGATCTTGGATGCCATCAAGGATCTGCTCAATGAGGCAACCTTCGATTGCAGCGACTCCGGAATTCAG CTGCAGGCCATGGACAACTCCCATGTGTCCCTCGTCTCGCTGACCCTGCGTTCCGATGGCTTCGACAAGTTCCGCTGCGACCGCAATCTCTCCATGGGCATGAATCTGGGCAGCATGGCCAAGATTCTAAAGTGCGCCAACAACGAGGACAATGTGACGATGAAGGCGCAGGATAACGCCGACACCGTCACCATCATGTTCGAGTCGGCCAACCAGGAGAAGGTCTCCGACTACGAGATGAAGCTGATGAACCTCGACCAGGAGCACCTGGGCATCCCAGAGACAGACTTCTCGTGCGTGGTCCGCATGCCCGCCATGGAGTTCGCACGCATCTGCCGCGATCTGGCGCAATTCAGCGAATCCGTTGTGATCTGCTGCACCAAGGAGGGCGTCAAGTTTTCGGCCAGCGGCGATGTGGGCACCGCCAACATTAAGCTAGCCCAAACCGGCTCTGTcgacaaggaggaggaggcggttATCATCGAGATGCAGGAGCCGGTGACGCTGACGTTTGCCTGTCGTTACCTGAACGCCTTCACAAAGGCGACGCCATTGTCCACCCAGGTGCAGCTGTCGATGTGCGCTGATGTCCCGCTGGTAGTTGAGTATGCGATCAAAGATCTGGGTCACATTCGCTACTACCTGGCACCCAAGATCGAGGACAACGAGACATAA